In Candidatus Hydrogenedentota bacterium, one genomic interval encodes:
- the bioA gene encoding adenosylmethionine--8-amino-7-oxononanoate transaminase produces MNLAALRQVDNRHLWHPYTDAVTFEQEPYTCIERAEGVYLYTADGRKLYDGIASWWAVSFGHSHPKIISAVREQAGVLQHCILGNMSHPKAVELAQRLAYITPGDLNYSYFACDGSSATEAALKMAVQYWAFNGRPEKTQFVGLEEGYHGDTLGAIGAGYVSWFHEPYAALVKPALRAPSPFAPCNSGEPEEEAAADRAFDEMERIVRENQDTIAAVIVEPLCQGAAGIHIYPKSYLQRLRVLCDACDVLLIADEIAVGFARTGSMFACEEAGIVPDIMCLGKALTAGYLPMSVAVASDRVFGAFRRPDAAARIFFDGHTYCGNPITSAAALATLDLMEELGVPASCAPRYAQLAEGMRRIGALPGVRFQKSLGLIGMCEMAAAPLARRASLKANELGLFIRPLGASLYLWPPLTSTEAELGAMIELLEQAIRAA; encoded by the coding sequence ATGAATCTCGCGGCATTGCGGCAAGTGGACAACAGGCATTTATGGCATCCCTACACCGACGCGGTCACCTTCGAGCAGGAGCCCTACACCTGCATTGAACGGGCCGAGGGCGTGTATCTCTATACGGCGGACGGGCGCAAACTCTATGACGGCATCGCGTCGTGGTGGGCGGTGAGCTTCGGCCACAGCCACCCGAAGATCATCTCGGCGGTGCGGGAGCAGGCGGGCGTCCTGCAGCACTGCATTCTCGGCAACATGTCCCATCCGAAGGCGGTGGAGCTCGCGCAACGGCTCGCCTACATAACCCCCGGCGATCTGAACTACAGCTATTTCGCCTGCGACGGATCGAGCGCCACCGAGGCCGCGCTGAAGATGGCGGTGCAGTACTGGGCCTTCAACGGCAGGCCGGAAAAGACCCAGTTTGTCGGGCTGGAGGAGGGCTACCACGGCGACACGCTCGGGGCCATCGGCGCGGGGTATGTGTCGTGGTTTCACGAGCCCTACGCCGCCCTGGTGAAGCCCGCCCTGCGGGCGCCCTCGCCCTTCGCCCCGTGCAACAGTGGCGAACCCGAAGAGGAGGCCGCCGCGGATCGGGCGTTCGACGAGATGGAGCGCATCGTCCGCGAGAATCAGGATACCATCGCCGCCGTGATCGTGGAGCCGTTGTGCCAGGGCGCGGCGGGCATCCACATCTATCCGAAGTCCTATCTCCAACGGCTCCGCGTGTTGTGCGATGCGTGCGACGTCCTGTTGATCGCCGACGAGATCGCCGTGGGCTTCGCGCGGACCGGATCCATGTTCGCGTGCGAGGAGGCCGGAATTGTCCCGGATATCATGTGCCTGGGCAAGGCGTTGACGGCCGGCTACCTTCCGATGAGCGTGGCGGTGGCGTCGGACCGGGTTTTCGGGGCCTTCCGCCGGCCCGACGCGGCGGCGCGCATCTTCTTCGACGGGCACACGTATTGCGGCAATCCAATCACCTCGGCCGCCGCGCTGGCGACGCTGGACCTCATGGAAGAGCTCGGCGTGCCGGCGTCCTGCGCACCCCGCTACGCGCAGCTGGCGGAGGGCATGCGCCGGATCGGGGCCCTGCCGGGCGTCCGCTTTCAGAAGAGCCTCGGCCTGATCGGGATGTGTGAAATGGCCGCTGCTCCCCTGGCGCGCCGGGCCAGTCTCAAGGCGAACGAGCTGGGGCTCTTCATCCGCCCGCTGGGCGCCTCGCTTTATCTCTGGCCGCCGCTCACCAGCACGGAAGCGGAGCTGGGCGCGATGATCGAACTGCTGGAACAGGCCATACGCGCCGCGTAG